Proteins from a genomic interval of Zingiber officinale cultivar Zhangliang chromosome 2A, Zo_v1.1, whole genome shotgun sequence:
- the LOC122042023 gene encoding myosin-12-like, translating into MGTPVNIIVGSHVWVEDPEAAWIDGQVTAIKGGAATILTTIGKTVVANLSSIYPKDTEAPAAGVDDMTKLAYLHEPGVLQNLSSRYALNEIYTYTGNILIAVNPFQRLPHLYDVHMMEQYKGAAFGELNPHLFAVADDCYRAIINDHGSQSILVSGESGAGKTETTKMLMRYLAFMGGRSGTEGRTVEQQVLESNPVLEAFGNSKTVKNNNSSRFGKFVEIQFDKYGKISGAAVRTYLLERSRVCQVSDPERNYHCFYMLCSAPPEEAKKFKVADPRTFHYLNQTNCFEVANMDDAREYLETRKAMDIVGINQEDQDAIFRVVAAILHLGNINFAKGTEIDSSKLRDEKSLYHLKTAAELLMADEKALQDSLCQRVIVTPDGKITKLLDPESAALSRDALAKTVYSRLFDWIVDTINTSIGQDPDAKEIIGVLDIYGFESFKINSFEQLCINLTNEKLQQHFNQHVFKMEQEEYTKEEIDWSYVEFVDNQDVLDLIEKKPGGIIALLDEACMFPKSTHETFAQKMYQTYKNHKRFSKPKLARTAFNINHYAGDVTYQADLFLDKNKDYVVAEHQALLNASKCPFVANLIPPLPEEASKQSKFSSIGTRFKQQLQSLMETLSTTEPHYIRCIKPNTVLKPGIFENFNVLNQLRCGGVLEAIRISCAGYPTKRTFEEFVDRFGILAVDLVDSSDEKAACAAILERMGLKGYQIGKTKVFLRAGQMAELDTRRMEVLSNAARTIQRQIHTHLARKEFLTLRKASIQLQKLWRARLARKLYESMRREDASIRIQKYARSHVARKSYSQLRSSAIVIQTGLKAMAARNEYRHKRRTKAAIIIQTQWRLYQARSAYKHQKKATLILQCLWRGRIGRKELRKLRMAARETGALKEAKDKLEKKVEELTWRLDVEKHMRIDIEEAKGKEITKLQSAIQEMHVKLDEAQEAIIREKEAARIAIEQAPPVIKEVPVVDNAKLDSLANRNNELEAELSIFRSKAEEFEGRYNEVQNRVEELLRDTEEYNSKISQMQEMIESLETNLSGLESENKVLRQQALVASSNEDLSDQIKSLESKISTLESENQLLCNRPAPVYHPNADSKTTEPPPVIKEPATAPHAPALSKQKSLTDRQQENHDALIKCLSEYRRFENKRPSTACIVYKSLLQWHSFQAEKTNIFDRIIQTIRSFTENQENVGELAYWISTTSTLLLLLQKNLKASSTSTTGLHRSRTTTVPLFSRMARNTRLSSTGVGISNGCSGMVSKTDDQTKIEAKYPALLFKQQLTAYVEKIYGIIRDSLKKEIGPFLTMCIQAPRSFRPRSIRPSAKSIHSNLVAKQASSVHWQNIVKSLDRTLSMLRENYVPMMIISKTFSQVFAFINVQLFNSLLLRRECCSFSNAEFLKAGLQELEQWSSKTTEEFAGTSWDELQHIRQAVGFLVLHQKSQKSLEEITKELCPALSVPQIYRIGTMFWDDKYATHGTHGLSQEVIAKMRTMMTDDSYMTHSSFLLDDDSSISFSLDEISRSVIDISFSEVEPPPLLREKSGFQFLVQPFQD; encoded by the exons ATG GGGACGCCGGTGAACATCATCGTGGGGTCGCACGTGTGGGTGGAGGATCCCGAGGCGGCGTGGATCGACGGCCAAGTCACGGCCATCAAAGGCGGCGCCGCCACTATACTCACCACCATCGGCAAGACC GTTGTGGCGAATCTGTCGAGTATATACCCCAAAGACACAGAAGCTCCTGCAGCTGGGGTGGATGACATGACCAAATTGGCATATCTCCATGAGCCAGGAGTTCTACAGAACCTTTCTTCCCGATATGCACTAAATGAGATTTAT ACCTACACTGGGAATATATTGATCGCTGTGAATCCATTTCAAAGGCTTCCGCATTTGTATGATGTGCATATGATGGAACAGTACAAGGGGGCTGCTTTTGGCGAGCTGAATCCTCATCTTTTCGCAGTGGCGGATGATTGCTACAG GGCAATTATAAATGACCATGGAAGCCAGTCAATCTTGGTTAGTGGCGAGAGTGGAGCTGGTAAAACTGAGACGACGAAGATGCTCATGAGATATCTAGCTTTCATGGGAGGCAGATCAGGCACCGAGGGAAGAACAGTAGAGCAACAGGTCTTGGAG TCCAATCCGGTGCTCGAAGCATTTGGCAATTCAAAAACTGTGAAAAATAACAACTCAAG TCGTTTTGGAAAGTTTGTGGAAATCCAATTTGACAAATACGGGAAGATCTCAGGAGCTGCAGTTCGCACATACCTTCTTGAACGCTCACGGGTATGCCAAGTATCTGATCCAGAAAGAAACTACCATTGTTTCTATATGCTCTGTTCTGCACCCCCAGAG GAAGCTAAGAAGTTTAAGGTTGCAGATCCAAGAACATTCCATTATCTAAACCAAACAAATTGTTTCGAAGTAGCAAACATGGACGATGCCAGGGAATACTTAGAAACTAGAAAAGCCATGGATATTGTCGGAATCAATCAGGAAGATCAG GATGCAATATTTCGAGTAGTAGCTGCAATTCTTCACTTGGGGAACATAAATTTTGCCAAAGGGACTGAAATTGATTCCTCAAAGTTGAGAGATGAGAAATCACTCTACCATCTTAAAACAGCTGCAGAATTACTAAT GGCTGATGAAAAAGCACTCCAAGATTCCCTTTGCCAGCGTGTGATTGTTACACCAGATGGCAAAATCACAAAGCTTCTTGATCCAGAGTCTGCTGCACTAAGTCGTGACGCTTTAGCTAAAACAGTATACTCAAGATTGTTTGACTG GATAGTAGACACAATCAACACCTCAATTGGACAGGATCCAGATGCAAAAGAAATTATTGGCGTACTCGATATATATGGATTTGAGAGCTTCAAGATAAACAG TTTTGAGCAATTGTGTATCAACTTAACTAATGAGAAATTGCAACAACATTTCAATCAA CATGTATTCAAGATGGAGCAAGAAGAGTACACCAAAGAAGAAATCGACTGGAGTTATGTGGAGTTCGTAGATAATCAAGACGTACTGGATCTTATAGAAAAG AAACCTGGGGGAATAATTGCACTGCTTGATGAAGCATG CATGTTTCCAAAGTCTACACATGAAACTTTTGCTCAGAAGATGTACCAAACATACAAGAATCACAAGCGTTTTAGCAAGCCAAAACTTGCTCGAACTGCCTTTAACATCAACCATTATGCTGGAGAT GTTACTTACCAAGCTGATCTATTCCTCGATAAGAACAAAGACTACGTTGTTGCAGAACATCAAGCTCTATTAAATGCTTCAAAGTGTCCTTTCGTGGCAAATCTAATTCCACCATTACCTGAGGAAGCTTCAAAACAGTCAAAGTTCTCATCAATAGGTACTCGCTTTAAG CAACAACTCCAATCACTTATGGAAACTTTGAGCACCACAGAACCGCATTACATCAGATGTATAAAGCCCAATACAGTCTTAAAACCAGGAATCTTTGAAAATTTCAATGTCTTGAACCAATTGAGATGTGGG GGTGTGTTGGAAGCAATCAGGATAAGTTGCGCTGGCTATCCAACAAAAAGAACCTTTGAGGAATTTGTTGATCGTTTTGGAATTCTTGCAGTAGATCTTGTTGATAG CTCGGATGAAAAAGCAGCATGTGCAGCTATATTGGAAAGAATGGGCTTGAAAGGCTATCAG ATAGGAAAAACGAAAGTATTCCTCAGAGCTGGTCAGATGGCTGAACTAGATACTCGCCGCATGGAAGTTTTGTCTAATGCTGCAAGGACCATCCAGAGGCAAATACATACACATCTTGCTCGGAAGGAATTCCTAACTTTGCGCAAAGCCTCAATTCAACTGCAAAAGCTTTGGAGAG CACGTCTTGCAAGAAAGCTATATGAAAGCATGAGAAGAGAGGATGCATCGATACGCATCCAGAAATATGCACGTTCTCATGTGGCTAGAAAATCTTATTCACAACTGCGGTCATCTGCAATTGTCATTCAAACAGGACTAAAAGCAATGGCAGCACGTAATGAATACAGACATAAAAGGAGAACCAAGGCTGCTATAATAATACAA ACTCAATGGCGTCTATATCAAGCTCGTTCAGCTTATAAAcatcaaaagaaagcaactttgataCTTCAATGCCTGTGGAGAGGGCGTATTGGAAGAAAGGAACTTCGGAAGTTAAGAATG GCTGCAAGGGAAACAGGAGCACTTAAGGAAGCAAAGGACAAGCTCGAAAAGAAGGTTGAAGAGCTAACTTGGAGATTAGATGTTGAAAAGCATATGAGG ATTGACATCGAAGAGGCTAAAGGGAAAGAAATTACAAAGCTACAAAGTGCAATACAAGAAATGCATGTGAAACTTGACGAAGCCCAAGAAGCAATTATCAGAGAAAAAGAAGCAGCTAGGATTGCTATTGAACAAGCACCACCAGTCATTAAAGAGGTCCCAGTGGTCGACAATGCCAAACTAGATTCGTTAGCCAACCGCAATAATGAGCTAGAG GCTGAGCTAAGTATATTCAGGTCCAAGGCCGAGGAATTTGAAGGAAGATATAATGAGGTTCAAAATCGAGTTGAAGAATTACTAAGAGACACAGAAGAATACAACTCAAAAATCAGCCAAATGCAAGAGATGATAGAGAG TCTTGAAACAAATTTGTCTGGTCTAGAGTCTGAGAATAAAGTTCTGAGGCAGCAAGCATTAGTTGCTTCCTCAAATGAAGATTTATCTGATCAAATCAAAAG TCTTGAAAGCAAGATCAGCACATTGGAGTCAGAGAACCAGTTGCTCTGCAATCGGCCTGCTCCAGTTTATCACCCAAATGCTGATTCCAAAACTACTGAACCACCACCAGTAATCAAG GAGCCAGCCACAGCACCTCATGCACCAGCTCTAAGTAAACAGAAATCACTAACTGATCGGCAACAG GAAAATCATGATGCACTTATCAAATGTCTCTCAGAATATAGGAGATTTGAGAACAAAAGACCTTCCACTGCATGTATTGTGTATAAATCACTGCTTCAATGGCACTCATTTCAAGCAGAGAAGACAAACATATTTGACCGGATAATACAAACAATCAGATCTTTTACTGAG AACCAGGAGAATGTCGGTGAACTTGCTTATTGGATTTCAACGACCTCTACACTTCTACTGCTCTTGCAAAAAAACCTCAAAGCAAGCAGTACATCAACTACAGGCTTGCACAGAAGTCGAACAACTACAGTCCCCTTATTTAGTAGAATGGCAAGA AACACACGCTTATCTTCAACTGGAGTGGGGATTTCCAATGGATGCAGTGGTATGGTAAGCAAGACCGATGACCAAACAAAGATAGAAGCAAAGTATCCAGCGTTACTTTTCAAGCAACAACTAACAGCATATGTTGAGAAGATCTATGGGATTATCAGAGACAGCCTAAAAAAAGAGATTGGACCATTCTTAACTATGTGCATACAG GCACCAAGATCTTTCAGGCCTAGATCAATACGGCCATCCGCTAAGAGCATTCATTCCAATTTAGTAGCCAAGCAAGCATCTAGTGTTCACTGGCAAAACATTGTCAAATCTTTGGATCGTACACTATCTATGCTCAGAGAAAACTAT GTGCCCATGATGATAATAAGCAAGACTTTCAGCCAAGTGTTTGCATTTATCAATGTGCAATTATTTAACAG CTTGCTACTTCGCCGAGAATGTTGTTCATTTAGCAATGCAGAATTTTTGAAGGCTGGACTGCAGGAATTGGAGCAATGGAGCTCCAAAACAACGGAAGAG TTTGCTGGAACCTCGTGGGATGAACTCCAACACATAAGACAAGCAGTTGGGTTTCTG GTTTTGCATCAGAAGTCCCAAAAATCCTTGGAGGAGATAACAAAGGAACTCTGCCCG GCCCTGAGTGTTCCTCAAATCTATAGGATCGGTACCATGTTTTGGGATGACAAGTATGCTACTCATGGAACGCATGGATTATCTCAAGAG GTGATTGCAAAGATGAGAACTATGATGACTGACGACTCCTACATGACGCATAGCTCTTTCTTGTTGGACGACGATTCCAG CATTTCCTTCTCTTTGGATGAAATATCTCGATCGGTAATCGACATCAGCTTCTCCGAGGTGGAGCCGCCGCCGCTTCTACGCGAGAAGTCGGGGTTTCAATTCTTGGTGCAACCATTCCAGGATTGA
- the LOC122042024 gene encoding YTH domain-containing protein ECT4-like isoform X2 has translation MAPVAPAADPSNLLQKLSLDPQPKSKDAVEATKQVSVAHTGSSNAESSNMWTPSEGSSAPVLSEFTDGGNYYVPTCYASPAYFFGGYDQAVKDWNDYSTYVNQDGMQGMNAPRPTPGMRPTAPLVSRMCGFGYGHSSMFMDGISHSEGQGNISFGNYHELSELNRGPRVVHSKNHKVAGPPPVISGKSQNLSSSGNENTGVSLDCEQYNREDFPDKYSDAKFFIIKSYSEDDIHKSIKYNVWASTPNGNKKLDAGYQKAHEKAGGCPVFLFFSVNTSGQFVGVAEMVGRVDFNKTVDYWQQDKWIGCFPVKWHIIKDVPNSNLKHITLESNENKPVTNSRDTQEVELEQGIQMLKIFKEHTSNTSLLDDFDFYEHRQHFMQVKRAKQQLQKQAWDGKTSHKPVEGNQVVGNEFNLQSDSVTNKEAVNSDHVQRTPVEIIATADAGDALKVTNGAASGVASGF, from the exons ATGGCGCCCGTCGCCCCTGCAGCAGACC CTTCAAATTTATTGCAGAAGCTGTCTTTGGATCCTCAGCCGAAGTCCAAAGATGCTGTTGAAGCCACCAAGCAG GTTTCTGTTGCCCATACTGGATCGAGTAATGCTGAATCATCAAACATGTGGACTCCTTCAGAGGGTTCGTCGGCACCTGTTCTGTCTGAATTTACTGATGGTGGCAATTATTATGTGCCCACTTGTTATGCATCCCCAGCCTATTTCTTTGGAG GTTATGATCAGGCTGTCAAAGACTGGAATGATTACTCCACGTATGTGAATCAAGATGGCATGCAG GGAATGAATGCCCCAAGACCAACACCTGGAATGCGTCCAACTGCACCTTTGGTTAGCAGAATGTGTGGATTTGGATATGGACATTCAAGTATGTTTATGGATGGCATTTCTCACTCCGAAGGGCAAGGAAATATATCCTTTGGCAATTATCATGAACTCAGTGAGCTAAACAGAGGACCAAGGGTGGTCCACTCAAAGAATCATAAGGTTGCTGGGCCTCCTCCAGTGATTTCTGGCAAGAGTCAGAACCTATCCTCGTCTGGGAATGAGAACACTGGAGTGTCTCTGGATTGTGAACAGTACAACCGGGAAGACTTCCCTGACAAATACTCTGATGCAAAATTCTTTATCATAAAGTCTTACAGTGAGGATGATATTCATAAAAGTATAAAGTACAATGTATGGGCCAGCACCCCTAATGGGAATAAGAAGCTGGATGCTGGATATCAGAAAGCTCATGAAAAAGCTGGAGGATGTCCTGTATTTCTGTTTTTTTCT GTTAACACTAGCGGACAATTTGTGGGTGTTGCGGAGATGGTTGGCCGTGTTGATTTTAACAAGACTGTTGACTATTGGCAGCAAGATAAGTGGATTGGGTGCTTCCCAGTCAAGTGGCATATTATTAAGGATGTCCCAAATAGCAATCTGAAGCATATCACGCTAGAGAGCAATGAGAACAAACCAGTTACCAACAGTCGAGACACTCAGGAG GTGGAGCTAGAGCAGGGCATCCAGATGCTCAAGATTTTCAAGGAACATACAAGCAACACATCTCTTTTGGATGATTTTGACTTTTACGAACATCGTCAACACTTTATGCAAGTGAAAAGAGCAAAGCAACAGCTTCAGAAGCAG GCCTGGGATGGAAAGACTTCCCATAAGCCTGTGGAAGGGAACCAAGTAGTTGGCAACGAGTTCAATTTACAATCTGATTCTGTTACAAACAAGGAAGCAGTAAACAGTGATCATGTTCAAAGAACACCAGTGGAAATTATTGCAACTGCTGATGCTGGTGATGCATTAAAGGTCACCAACGGTGCAGCAAGTGGTGTTGCCAGTGGCTTCTGA
- the LOC122042024 gene encoding YTH domain-containing protein ECT4-like isoform X1, whose protein sequence is MAPVAPAADPSNLLQKLSLDPQPKSKDAVEATKQVSVAHTGSSNAESSNMWTPSEGSSAPVLSEFTDGGNYYVPTCYASPAYFFGGYDQAVKDWNDYSTYVNQDGMQGVYGDMYQGYGYAPYSAYPSNGTAVPAMGNVGKVYDQQQYQYPLPFFQTHQPTSSTHQGNLSSSVVSDQPSIPVDTQKNSNGIPKSNTSNGPGTTRSSHQNLLHASQGNGGYQNFRYSSNGIWSTKVWYDSPYLNGQHRPAKFRSSSSGTGHNASYSSVRNHGQLVAHVMGMNAPRPTPGMRPTAPLVSRMCGFGYGHSSMFMDGISHSEGQGNISFGNYHELSELNRGPRVVHSKNHKVAGPPPVISGKSQNLSSSGNENTGVSLDCEQYNREDFPDKYSDAKFFIIKSYSEDDIHKSIKYNVWASTPNGNKKLDAGYQKAHEKAGGCPVFLFFSVNTSGQFVGVAEMVGRVDFNKTVDYWQQDKWIGCFPVKWHIIKDVPNSNLKHITLESNENKPVTNSRDTQEVELEQGIQMLKIFKEHTSNTSLLDDFDFYEHRQHFMQVKRAKQQLQKQAWDGKTSHKPVEGNQVVGNEFNLQSDSVTNKEAVNSDHVQRTPVEIIATADAGDALKVTNGAASGVASGF, encoded by the exons ATGGCGCCCGTCGCCCCTGCAGCAGACC CTTCAAATTTATTGCAGAAGCTGTCTTTGGATCCTCAGCCGAAGTCCAAAGATGCTGTTGAAGCCACCAAGCAG GTTTCTGTTGCCCATACTGGATCGAGTAATGCTGAATCATCAAACATGTGGACTCCTTCAGAGGGTTCGTCGGCACCTGTTCTGTCTGAATTTACTGATGGTGGCAATTATTATGTGCCCACTTGTTATGCATCCCCAGCCTATTTCTTTGGAG GTTATGATCAGGCTGTCAAAGACTGGAATGATTACTCCACGTATGTGAATCAAGATGGCATGCAG GGAGTCTATGGTGACATGTATCAAGGTTATGGATATGCACCTTATAGTGCTTATCCTTCTAATGGAACAGCAGTTCCGGCAATGGGGAATGTTGGAAAAGTTTATGATCAGCAACAGTATCAGTATCCACTTCCCTTTTTCCAGACACATCAGCCAACTAGTTCAACTCACCAAGGAAACCTTTCTAGCTCTGTTGTTTCTGACCAGCCTTCAATCCCAGTGGATACACAGAAGAATTCTAATGGAATTCCAAAAAGTAATACAAGTAATGGACCAGGAACCACAAGGTCTAGCCACCAAAATTTATTACATGCTTCACAAGGGAATGGAGGTTATCAGAACTTTCGATATAGTTCCAATGGAATTTGGTCAACTAAAGTATGGTATGATTCTCCATACTTAAATGGCCAACACAGGCCAGCAAAATTTAGATCTTCCTCTTCCGGTACAGGGCATAATGCTAGCTACTCATCCGTAAGAAACCATGGTCAACTTGTTGCCCATGTCATG GGAATGAATGCCCCAAGACCAACACCTGGAATGCGTCCAACTGCACCTTTGGTTAGCAGAATGTGTGGATTTGGATATGGACATTCAAGTATGTTTATGGATGGCATTTCTCACTCCGAAGGGCAAGGAAATATATCCTTTGGCAATTATCATGAACTCAGTGAGCTAAACAGAGGACCAAGGGTGGTCCACTCAAAGAATCATAAGGTTGCTGGGCCTCCTCCAGTGATTTCTGGCAAGAGTCAGAACCTATCCTCGTCTGGGAATGAGAACACTGGAGTGTCTCTGGATTGTGAACAGTACAACCGGGAAGACTTCCCTGACAAATACTCTGATGCAAAATTCTTTATCATAAAGTCTTACAGTGAGGATGATATTCATAAAAGTATAAAGTACAATGTATGGGCCAGCACCCCTAATGGGAATAAGAAGCTGGATGCTGGATATCAGAAAGCTCATGAAAAAGCTGGAGGATGTCCTGTATTTCTGTTTTTTTCT GTTAACACTAGCGGACAATTTGTGGGTGTTGCGGAGATGGTTGGCCGTGTTGATTTTAACAAGACTGTTGACTATTGGCAGCAAGATAAGTGGATTGGGTGCTTCCCAGTCAAGTGGCATATTATTAAGGATGTCCCAAATAGCAATCTGAAGCATATCACGCTAGAGAGCAATGAGAACAAACCAGTTACCAACAGTCGAGACACTCAGGAG GTGGAGCTAGAGCAGGGCATCCAGATGCTCAAGATTTTCAAGGAACATACAAGCAACACATCTCTTTTGGATGATTTTGACTTTTACGAACATCGTCAACACTTTATGCAAGTGAAAAGAGCAAAGCAACAGCTTCAGAAGCAG GCCTGGGATGGAAAGACTTCCCATAAGCCTGTGGAAGGGAACCAAGTAGTTGGCAACGAGTTCAATTTACAATCTGATTCTGTTACAAACAAGGAAGCAGTAAACAGTGATCATGTTCAAAGAACACCAGTGGAAATTATTGCAACTGCTGATGCTGGTGATGCATTAAAGGTCACCAACGGTGCAGCAAGTGGTGTTGCCAGTGGCTTCTGA
- the LOC122042026 gene encoding protein RRP6-like 1 — MDEEHPASDSPLKDKADSLHALISGPLAAAAAKASARSRNIPAGKDFHFFFNFNEFKAPVKKIKEKSESSLSIIAASDNLWGSNKPPKLPNDLDEACDWLVGLNDELLDRLAISMDEFKRLREAEEAGGKPTPMELEEAGFELVYGKKKKKIGGSLNTEKDETFSASGSSTVVNVAMKDKRTTAGRSKVPFHIRTIPRPQYEYKIIVNNKNQPFDHVWLETSSDGSRFIHPLEKFSIVDFVDRKCDGEPIQPLPLEGTPFKLVEGVNDLKMVAAKLQGVDEFAVDLEHNQYRSFQGLTCLMQISTRAEDFVIDTLKLRIHIGPHLREVFKDPSKRKIMHGADRDIIWLQRDFGIYVCNLFDTGQASRVLQMERNSLEYLLNHFCGVNANKEYQNADWRLRPIPAEMLKYAREDTHYLFFIYDQMKRRLLAESSDGNDLLLEVYKRSGEICMQLYEKELYTETSFLNIYGLAYIDLNAEQLAVAAGLCQWRDSIARAEDESTGYILPNKTLLEIARLMPTTSGKLCRLLKSKHPFVECHLLSVIEIIKRSIANSSSFEGIAEQLKEKRLEANMEVNINTRSVPASDVLMEPTSSEHVDQSRNIATEASVETVKTVEHDMDVVEECPKQSIQSPRSGSTSAIVMEQENNVLPLSGIQCLLTQPEITENFDKETRDNKVIEHLPQKQGGIASVQLLKKPTQAFGALFGASSFGKKLSSDKVGLTSQDKNVNKVKEIKFSVALPFHSFSGGVTPSEPDVREDKNPSDLQVEDIESPKLPAEVIPLATKSDDEQIGIDHPATDNEMDHEECSSDHPDIGCGGDNKPECNTNDPADVILNFDKCFLSINERRNSQRQRKPKSSKKPANIPSIAPYDYSAARGYLNFGRVGQDDKADTEDDCRTQDPKTEIEDKGKTSLDSRQMQRGAPQGMAQVEGRSRGSQPRRRQAFPPSGNRSMTYY, encoded by the exons ATGGACGAAGAACATCCGGCCTCCGATTCGCCACTAAAGGACAAGGCGGACAGCCTCCACGCCCTGATCTCCGGTCCCCTCGCTGCCGCTGCAGCTAAAGCCTCAGCCCGATCCAGGAATATTCCAGCCGGTAAGGATTTTCATTTCTTCTTCAACTTCAATGAATTCAAAGCTCCTGTAAAGAAGATTAAGGAGAAATCTGAGTCCTCCTTGAGTATCATCGCTGCTTCGGATAATCTTTGGGGGAGCAATAAGCCGCCGAAGCTGCCCAACGATCTCGACGAGGCATGTGACTGGCTTGTTGGCCTCAACGATGAATTACTCGATCGTCTTGCAATCTCTATGGATGAATTTAAGAGATTGAGAGAGGCGGAAGAGGCAGGTGGGAAGCCTACGCCAATGGAGCTGGAAGAGGCCGGGTTTGAGTTAGTTtacgggaagaagaagaaaaagattggGGGTTCACTCAATACGGAGAAAGATGAGACCTTTTCTGCATCTGGCTCTTCGACAGTGGTTAATGTAGCAATGAAGGACAAGAGGACAACAGCAGGGCGTTCGAAGGTTCCATTTCACATTCGGACCATTCCCCGACCGCAATATGAATATAAAATAATAGTGAATAACAAGAACCAACCATTTGATCATGTATGGTTGGAGACGAGCTCGGATGGAAGTCGGTTCATTCATCCGTTG GAAAAATTTTCTATTGTGGACTTCGTTGATAGAAAGTGTGATGGTGAGCCTATTCAACCTCTTCCTCTCGAGGGTACTCCATTTAAGCTGGTGGAAGGTGTGAATGACTTAAAAATGGTAGCTGCTAAGTTGCAGGGTGTAGATGAATTTGCG GTTGATTTGGAACACAACCAGTACCGGTCATTCCAGGGGCTAACCTGCTTGATGCAAATATCTACAAGAGCTGAAGACTTTGTGATTGACACCCTCAAGTTACGAATACATATTGGACCACACCTGAGAGAAGTTTTTAAAGATCCTTCAAAGAGAAAG ATAATGCATGGCGCTGATCGTGATATCATATGGTTACAACGGGATTTTGGCATATATGTGTGCAACCTTTTCGACACTGGTCAG GCATCAAGGGTATTGCAAATGGAAAGGAACAGTCTGGAGTATCTTCTGAATCACTTCTGCGGAGTAAATGCTAACAAAGA GTACCAGAATGCAGATTGGAGATTGCGCCCTATTCCAGCTGAAATGCTCAA GTATGCCAGAGAAGATACACATTAcctattttttatatatgatcAGATGAAGAGAAGGTTGCTAGCAGAATCATCAGATGGAAATGATCTCCTATTGGAG GTCTATAAGCGCAGTGGTGAAATCTGCATGCAACTTTATGAGAAAGAACTTTATACGGAGACATCATTTCTAAACATCTACGG GTTAGCATACATTGATTTAAATGCAGAACAACTTGCTGTTGCTGCT GGTCTTTGTCAGTGGAGAGATAGTATTGCACGTGCCGAGGATGAGAGTACTGGATATATATTACCGAACAAAACTCTTCTGGAGATTG CAAGGCTGATGCCTACTACTTCTGGAAAACTATGCCGACTGTTGAAATCAAAGCACCCTTTTGTTGAATGCCATCTGCTTTCTGTAATTGAAATTATTAAGCGTTCCATTGccaattcttcttcttttgagggGATAGCAGAACAACTAAAGGAGAAACGGCTGGAAGCA AATATGGAAGTTAATATCAACACTAGATCAGTCCCAGCTTCTGATGTCCTTATGGAGCCTACAAGTTCTGAACACGTTGATCAGAGTAGAAACATTGCTACAGAAGCAAGTGTTGAAACTGTTAAAACAGTTGAACATGATATGGATGTTGTGGAAGAATGCCCCAAACAATCAATCCAGAGTCCAAGAAGTGGAAGCACGTCAGCTATTGTGATGGAGCAAGAAAATAATGTTTTGCCATTGTCTGGAATTCAGTGCTTGTTGACGCAACCTGAGATAACTGAAAATTTTGATAAGGAAACGAGGGATAACAAAGTTATTGAACATCTTCCACAAAAACAA GGTGGAATTGCCTCCGTCCAATTACTGAAAAAGCCTACTCAAGCTTTTGGAGCCTTATTTGGAGCTTCTTCCTTTGGGAAAAAGCTTTCCTCTGATAAAGTCGGTCTTACTAGCCAG GATAAGAATGTGAATAAAGTCAAGGAGATTAAATTCAGTGTAGCTCTTCCATTCCATAGTTTTTCTGGTGGAGTGACCCCATCAGAGCCGGATGTTAGGGAGGACAAGAACCCTTCAGATCTGCAAGTCGAGGACATAGAGTCCCCTAAACTGCCCGCTGAGGTCATACCACTGGCTACAAAAAGTGACGATGAGCAGATTGGTATCGATCACCCAGCAACAGACAATGAGATGGATCACGAGGAATGTTCTTCTGATCATCCTGACATTGGCTGTGGTGGTGATAATAAACCAGAATGTAATACTAATGATCCAGCCGATGTTATCTTAAACTTTGACAAGTGCTTTTTGTCGATCAATGAGAGGAGGAACTCCCAACGCCAACGGAAGCCTAAATCTTCTAAAAAGCCTGCAAATATTCCTAGCATTGCGCCATATGATTATTCTGCCGCAAGGGGATATTTGAATTTTGGTAGGGTTGGACAAGATGATAAAGCTGACACTGAAGACGACTGCAGAACGCAAGATCCTAAAACCGAAATTGAAGATAAGGGAAAGACTTCTCTAGACTCCAGACAAATGCAGAGAGGTGCACCACAAGGTATGGCTCAAGTTGAAGGAAGATCAAGAGGATCTCAGCCACGCCGTCGTCAAGCTTTCCCTCCATCAGGCAACAGAAGCATGACATATTATTGA